A stretch of Rhizobium sp. TH2 DNA encodes these proteins:
- a CDS encoding FAD-dependent monooxygenase gives MKSVAIMGAGVAGLVSALAFARKGVRSVILERASVLQEVGAGLQLSPNATYVLGQLGLSDELSGLWREPDNICLVSGQTLAPITSIATKTLARERWGAPYASIHRATLQKVLIERVKAEPLISLNLDVEAKNESEIHELIGETPDLTIGADGVWSKFRQFVPQAGTPEFSGMVAWRFIIPERDAPSFLNPRNVTAFVGPHAHIVAYPLKDAGAFNVVALSTGRNPGETWAADCNPTFRSEMTSQFCNWHRDIRTLLSYAPKPTWWPLFGVSNGRWTDGQSRILIGDAAHAMTPFAAQGAAMAIEDAYELAGVSTGNAALSDALLFFERNRQHRVSRVRSRGAFNKFAYHARGPIRLARDFVLKIRKPEHVAADLDWLYGYKAQG, from the coding sequence ATGAAATCCGTTGCTATTATGGGCGCCGGCGTTGCCGGCCTTGTGAGCGCGCTCGCCTTTGCGCGCAAAGGCGTCCGGTCCGTGATTCTCGAGCGCGCCTCCGTGCTCCAGGAAGTCGGCGCCGGCCTCCAGCTTTCGCCCAATGCCACCTATGTGCTTGGCCAGCTCGGCCTGTCGGATGAGCTTTCAGGCCTGTGGCGCGAGCCCGACAATATCTGTCTGGTTTCCGGCCAGACGCTTGCCCCCATCACTTCGATCGCCACAAAGACCCTGGCGCGCGAACGCTGGGGCGCACCCTACGCCTCGATCCATCGCGCCACCCTGCAGAAGGTGCTGATCGAGCGCGTCAAGGCCGAGCCGCTGATCTCGCTCAATCTCGATGTCGAAGCGAAGAACGAGAGCGAAATCCACGAACTCATCGGCGAGACACCGGACCTCACGATCGGCGCCGACGGCGTCTGGTCGAAATTCCGCCAGTTCGTGCCGCAGGCCGGAACGCCGGAATTCTCAGGCATGGTCGCCTGGCGCTTCATCATTCCCGAGCGCGATGCGCCGTCTTTCCTCAATCCGCGCAATGTCACCGCCTTTGTCGGCCCACACGCCCATATCGTCGCCTATCCGCTGAAAGATGCCGGCGCGTTCAACGTCGTGGCGCTCTCGACCGGCCGTAATCCCGGCGAGACCTGGGCGGCCGATTGCAATCCAACCTTCCGCTCCGAGATGACCTCGCAGTTTTGCAACTGGCACCGCGATATCCGCACGCTTCTGTCCTATGCGCCGAAGCCCACCTGGTGGCCGCTGTTCGGTGTCTCGAACGGCCGCTGGACCGATGGCCAGAGCCGCATCCTGATCGGCGACGCCGCCCACGCAATGACGCCGTTCGCGGCCCAGGGCGCCGCCATGGCGATCGAGGATGCCTATGAACTCGCCGGCGTCTCGACCGGCAATGCGGCACTTTCCGATGCGCTGCTGTTCTTCGAGCGCAACCGCCAGCACCGCGTCTCCCGCGTCCGCTCGCGCGGCGCCTTCAACAAGTTCGCCTATCACGCACGCGGGCCTATACGGCTCGCCCGCGACTTCGTACTGAAGATCCGCAAGCCGGAGCATGTCGCCGCAGACCTCGATTGGCTCTACGGCTACAAGGCGCAAGGGTAA
- the clpS gene encoding ATP-dependent Clp protease adapter ClpS: MSEYVYRMQGEDEGGGVTGGRGTSVITRIQPKVKKPSLYRVLLLNDDYTPMEFVIHTLERFFQKDREAATRVMLQVHNHGVGECGVFTYEVAETKVMQVMDFAREHQHPLQCVMEKK, encoded by the coding sequence ATGAGCGAATACGTATACCGGATGCAGGGCGAAGACGAAGGTGGCGGCGTCACTGGAGGCCGAGGCACCTCGGTGATCACGCGCATCCAGCCGAAGGTCAAAAAGCCGAGCCTATACCGTGTGCTGCTCCTGAACGACGACTATACGCCTATGGAATTCGTGATCCATACACTGGAGCGCTTCTTCCAGAAGGACCGGGAAGCGGCGACGCGGGTCATGCTGCAAGTGCACAATCACGGTGTCGGCGAATGCGGCGTCTTCACCTACGAGGTCGCCGAGACGAAGGTGATGCAAGTCATGGATTTCGCCCGGGAACACCAGCATCCGCTGCAATGTGTTATGGAAAAGAAATGA
- a CDS encoding alpha/beta fold hydrolase, whose protein sequence is MHLNSPVFSTFSHDGLEFSYFDAGHEDGPPTLLIHGFASSAVVNWVQPGWLQTLGQAGRRVIAIDNRGHGGSSKPHDPAAYHPSLMARDATALLDHLGIERAGVMGYSMGARISTFMALEHSERVRSLVLGGLGIGLVHGVGDWDPIAEALLAPSLDDVSHERGRMFRAFADKTQSDRQALAACISSNRALVSEAELAHVVQPVLIGVGTKDDIAGSPHELADLLPDARAVDIPGRDHMLAVGDRVFKAAVLDFYQEIGAAHS, encoded by the coding sequence ATGCATCTCAACAGCCCTGTTTTCTCGACGTTCTCGCACGATGGCCTCGAATTCTCATATTTCGATGCCGGCCACGAGGACGGTCCGCCGACGCTGCTTATCCACGGATTCGCATCCTCGGCCGTGGTCAACTGGGTGCAGCCGGGCTGGCTGCAGACGCTCGGCCAGGCGGGCAGGCGGGTGATCGCGATCGACAATCGCGGCCATGGAGGAAGCTCCAAGCCGCATGATCCCGCCGCTTATCATCCGTCGCTGATGGCCAGGGATGCCACTGCTCTGCTCGATCATCTCGGCATCGAGCGCGCCGGTGTCATGGGCTATTCGATGGGAGCGAGGATTTCGACCTTCATGGCGCTCGAGCATTCCGAACGCGTCCGCTCGCTGGTGCTTGGGGGCTTGGGAATCGGGCTCGTCCATGGGGTAGGAGATTGGGACCCGATCGCCGAGGCACTGCTTGCGCCTTCGCTCGACGATGTTAGCCATGAGCGGGGCCGGATGTTCCGCGCCTTCGCCGACAAAACCCAAAGCGACCGGCAGGCGCTGGCGGCCTGCATTTCCTCCAACCGGGCACTGGTGAGCGAGGCGGAATTGGCGCATGTCGTGCAGCCGGTTCTCATCGGCGTCGGAACGAAGGACGATATCGCGGGTTCCCCCCATGAGCTGGCGGACCTGCTTCCGGATGCGCGGGCGGTGGATATTCCCGGTCGCGATCACATGCTGGCAGTGGGCGACAGGGTGTTCAAGGCGGCGGTGCTGGACTTCTACCAGGAGATCGGCGCGGCCCATTCCTAA
- the clpA gene encoding ATP-dependent Clp protease ATP-binding subunit ClpA, translated as MPTFSSSLEKALHRALTLANERRHEYATLEHLLLSLIDDNDAAAVMQACNVDLDKLKKAVSDYVDNDLANLATGYDEDSKPTSGFQRVIQRAVIHVQSSGREEVTGANVLVAIFAERESHAAYFLQEQDMTRYDAVNYISHGIAKRPGASETRAPKGVEESEQEAKPTGAKDSEDGQKKPLDALKAYCVNLNEKARNGRIDPLIGRMAEVNRTIQILCRRSKNNPLYVGDPGVGKTAIAEGLAKRIVEKQVPEALQNATIFSLDMGTLLAGTRYRGDFEERLKQVVKELEDFPGAVLFIDEIHTVIGAGATSGGAMDASNLLKPALSSGAIRCIGSTTYKEYRQFFEKDRALVRRFQKIDVNEPSIDDAIDIMKGLKPYFEEFHHLRYTNDAIKAAVELSARYITDRKLPDKAIDVIDETGAAQMLLPISKRRKLITEKEIEVTIATMARIPPKTVSRDDEATLANLQTELAAVVYGQELAMEALASAIKLARAGLREPNKPIGSYLFSGPTGVGKTEAAKQLAGSLGVELLRFDMSEYMERHTVSRLIGAPPGYVGFDQGGLLTDQVDQHPYCVLLLDEIEKAHPDIYNILLQVMDNGSLTDNNGKKIDFRNVILIMTTNAGASDAQRAAIGFGSTKREGDEIEAITKLFTPEFRNRLDAIIPFSSLPMSVVHKVVQKFVMQLESQLAERHVTFELTDEATKWLSEKGYDDKMGARPLARVIQENIKKPLAEEILFGKLKKGGIVRVTVGTKADGKQGILLESLPDNVKVKPKDEAEVAATTKAPKKAKVEPVVVTASAEPEDEAPKPKKRVPNVPKKG; from the coding sequence GTGCCCACATTTTCGTCAAGCCTTGAAAAGGCCCTTCATCGGGCACTCACGCTCGCCAACGAGCGGCGACACGAATACGCTACTCTCGAACATCTCCTGCTCTCGCTGATCGACGACAACGACGCCGCAGCCGTGATGCAGGCCTGCAATGTCGATCTCGACAAGCTCAAGAAGGCCGTCAGCGACTATGTCGACAACGACCTGGCCAACCTGGCAACGGGCTATGACGAGGATTCGAAGCCGACATCCGGCTTCCAGCGCGTCATCCAGCGCGCGGTGATCCATGTGCAATCCTCGGGCCGCGAAGAAGTGACCGGCGCCAACGTGCTTGTCGCGATCTTCGCCGAACGCGAGAGCCATGCCGCATATTTCCTGCAGGAGCAGGACATGACCCGCTACGACGCGGTCAACTACATCTCCCACGGTATTGCCAAGCGCCCCGGCGCTTCCGAGACGCGCGCTCCCAAGGGCGTCGAGGAAAGCGAGCAGGAAGCCAAGCCCACCGGAGCCAAGGACAGCGAAGACGGTCAGAAGAAGCCGCTCGACGCGCTCAAGGCCTATTGCGTCAATCTCAACGAGAAGGCCAGGAACGGCCGCATCGATCCGCTGATCGGCCGCATGGCCGAAGTCAACCGGACGATCCAGATCCTGTGCCGCCGTTCGAAGAACAATCCGCTCTATGTCGGTGACCCCGGCGTCGGCAAGACGGCGATCGCCGAAGGCCTTGCCAAGCGCATCGTCGAAAAGCAGGTTCCCGAGGCGTTGCAGAACGCGACGATCTTCTCGCTCGACATGGGCACGCTGCTCGCCGGCACCCGCTATCGCGGCGATTTCGAAGAGCGCCTGAAGCAGGTCGTCAAGGAACTCGAGGATTTCCCGGGCGCCGTGCTGTTCATCGATGAGATCCACACCGTGATCGGTGCCGGTGCGACATCGGGTGGGGCCATGGACGCCTCCAACCTCCTGAAGCCCGCGCTCTCCTCGGGTGCGATCCGCTGCATCGGTTCGACCACCTACAAGGAATACCGCCAGTTCTTCGAAAAGGACCGCGCACTGGTGCGCCGGTTCCAGAAGATTGATGTCAACGAGCCGTCAATCGACGACGCGATCGACATCATGAAGGGCCTCAAGCCGTATTTCGAGGAATTCCACCATCTTCGCTACACGAACGACGCCATCAAGGCGGCGGTCGAGCTTTCGGCGCGCTATATCACCGATCGCAAGCTGCCCGACAAGGCAATCGACGTGATCGACGAAACCGGTGCGGCCCAGATGCTGCTGCCGATCTCGAAGCGGCGCAAGCTGATCACCGAAAAGGAGATCGAGGTAACCATCGCCACCATGGCGCGGATACCGCCAAAGACCGTTTCGCGGGATGACGAAGCGACGCTGGCCAATCTCCAGACGGAGCTTGCCGCGGTGGTCTATGGCCAGGAACTGGCGATGGAGGCCTTGGCGTCCGCGATCAAGCTGGCACGCGCCGGCCTGCGCGAGCCCAACAAGCCGATCGGTTCATACCTGTTCTCAGGCCCGACCGGCGTTGGCAAGACCGAGGCGGCAAAGCAGCTTGCTGGCTCGCTCGGTGTCGAACTGCTGCGCTTCGACATGTCGGAATATATGGAACGCCATACGGTTTCGCGCCTGATCGGTGCGCCTCCGGGCTATGTCGGCTTCGACCAGGGCGGGCTTCTGACCGACCAGGTGGACCAGCATCCATATTGCGTGCTTCTGCTCGACGAAATCGAGAAGGCGCATCCGGATATCTACAACATCCTGCTTCAGGTGATGGATAACGGCTCGCTGACCGACAACAACGGCAAGAAGATCGACTTCCGCAACGTGATCCTGATCATGACCACCAATGCCGGTGCGTCCGACGCGCAACGTGCGGCAATCGGTTTCGGCTCGACAAAACGCGAAGGCGACGAAATCGAGGCGATCACCAAGCTGTTCACGCCGGAATTCCGCAATCGTCTCGACGCGATCATCCCGTTCTCGTCGCTGCCGATGTCGGTTGTCCACAAGGTGGTGCAGAAGTTCGTCATGCAGCTGGAAAGCCAACTTGCCGAACGTCATGTCACCTTCGAACTCACAGACGAGGCCACCAAGTGGCTGTCCGAAAAGGGTTACGACGACAAGATGGGTGCGCGTCCGTTGGCTCGCGTGATCCAGGAGAACATCAAGAAGCCGCTCGCCGAGGAAATCCTTTTCGGCAAGCTCAAGAAGGGTGGAATCGTTCGCGTCACGGTCGGGACGAAGGCCGATGGCAAGCAGGGCATCCTGCTCGAAAGCCTGCCTGATAACGTGAAGGTCAAGCCGAAGGACGAGGCGGAAGTCGCCGCCACGACCAAGGCGCCGAAGAAGGCCAAGGTCGAGCCGGTGGTGGTGACTGCCTCCGCCGAGCCCGAAGATGAGGCGCCCAAGCCGAAGAAGCGCGTGCCCAACGTGCCCAAGAAGGGCTAG
- a CDS encoding DUF3126 family protein translates to MKPEELKKLDAYFKRTLNPNIIVKARPRKNDSAEVYIGDEFLGVIYRDDEDGDLSYNFSMAILDVDLT, encoded by the coding sequence GTGAAGCCCGAGGAACTCAAGAAGCTCGACGCCTATTTCAAGCGCACGCTGAACCCCAACATCATCGTCAAGGCTCGTCCGCGCAAGAATGATTCGGCGGAAGTCTATATCGGCGACGAATTCCTTGGCGTCATCTATCGCGACGACGAGGATGGCGATCTTTCCTACAATTTTTCCATGGCGATCCTCGACGTCGATCTTACCTAA
- a CDS encoding phasin family protein: MFKFDDSNLYGKEAVDSVLKSYSTAAKGFQAIASETAEYSKKAYEANVAHLEQLMSVKSFEAVIELNTSFAKTAMEGYLAELNKLGELYSDIAKQTYEPAQAAAAKATEAVKSNVSKAAAAAAA, from the coding sequence ATGTTTAAATTTGATGACAGCAATCTCTACGGGAAAGAAGCCGTGGACTCCGTGCTGAAGAGCTATTCCACGGCCGCCAAGGGCTTCCAGGCAATCGCTTCGGAAACCGCCGAATACTCCAAGAAGGCATATGAGGCCAATGTGGCCCATCTCGAGCAGCTGATGTCGGTCAAGAGCTTCGAAGCGGTGATCGAACTCAACACCTCCTTCGCCAAAACAGCGATGGAAGGCTATCTCGCCGAACTCAACAAGCTCGGCGAACTCTATTCCGACATCGCCAAGCAGACCTATGAGCCGGCGCAGGCCGCTGCCGCCAAGGCGACCGAAGCGGTGAAGTCGAATGTTTCCAAGGCCGCTGCCGCCGCAGCCGCCTGA
- a CDS encoding zinc-finger domain-containing protein: MAGHSIPHFQNDGGYKTIAIGVKEFMCTGASIPFDHPHIFIDMGDDNEKICSYCSTLYTYKPALKANQSDPAGCVFVDRAA, translated from the coding sequence ATGGCCGGACACAGCATCCCACATTTCCAGAACGATGGCGGATATAAGACGATCGCGATCGGGGTCAAGGAATTCATGTGCACCGGTGCGTCGATTCCCTTCGATCATCCGCATATCTTCATCGACATGGGCGATGACAATGAGAAGATCTGTTCTTATTGCTCGACGCTCTACACGTATAAACCCGCTTTGAAAGCCAACCAGTCTGATCCGGCTGGCTGTGTCTTCGTTGATCGCGCCGCGTAG
- the cysE gene encoding serine O-acetyltransferase, with translation MAVKSEIRSAEHLSSVDPIWDTLKSEARIAADHDPYMGTFLYSTVINHKSLEDAVIYRICERLDHPDMPAVLLRQTFEEMCGDHQGFSAAIRADIQAYYDRDPVCTRFIEPVLYFKGFHAIQTYRLANWLLRQGRKDFALYLQSRSSSVFQTDINPAARIGKGFFLDHATGLVVGETASIGDNVSILQGVTLGGTGKEAGDRHPKIGNGVLIGAGAKVLGNITVGDCSRIAAGSVVLKPVPRNTTVAGVPARIVGEAGCSEPSRSMDQVHLPSID, from the coding sequence ATGGCCGTAAAGAGTGAAATCAGGTCCGCCGAGCACCTGTCATCCGTGGACCCGATCTGGGATACGCTGAAGAGCGAGGCGCGCATTGCCGCTGACCATGACCCCTATATGGGGACCTTTCTCTATTCGACCGTCATCAACCACAAGAGTCTTGAAGACGCCGTGATCTACCGGATCTGCGAGCGACTCGACCACCCCGACATGCCGGCAGTGCTGCTGCGCCAGACCTTCGAGGAAATGTGCGGCGACCACCAGGGTTTCAGTGCCGCAATCCGCGCCGATATCCAGGCCTATTACGACCGCGATCCCGTCTGCACCCGGTTCATCGAGCCGGTGCTCTATTTCAAGGGTTTTCACGCGATCCAGACCTATCGGCTGGCCAACTGGCTTCTGAGGCAGGGCCGCAAGGATTTTGCGCTTTATCTCCAGAGCCGTTCGTCGAGCGTGTTCCAGACCGACATCAATCCGGCGGCCAGGATCGGCAAGGGCTTCTTCCTCGATCATGCCACGGGCCTGGTCGTCGGCGAGACGGCGTCGATCGGTGACAATGTCTCGATCCTCCAGGGTGTGACGCTCGGTGGTACCGGCAAGGAAGCGGGCGACCGTCATCCCAAGATCGGCAACGGCGTGCTGATCGGCGCGGGCGCAAAGGTGCTCGGCAATATCACGGTCGGCGATTGCTCGCGCATCGCTGCCGGTTCGGTCGTGCTCAAGCCCGTGCCGCGCAACACGACGGTTGCCGGTGTGCCGGCGAGAATCGTCGGCGAGGCGGGATGCTCCGAGCCGTCGCGTTCGATGGACCAGGTGCATCTGCCGTCCATCGACTGA